The Vigna unguiculata cultivar IT97K-499-35 chromosome 6, ASM411807v1, whole genome shotgun sequence genome contains a region encoding:
- the LOC114188989 gene encoding aldehyde dehydrogenase 22A1-like produces MAFWWLLLVLALAFVICKFLLILIPPKVPSIHVDSSDVLDDGNQTQENGFIYVPPRGTAQQSNGKVQCYEPATMKYLGYVPALMPDEVREQVEKVREAQKMWAKTSFKQRRQFLRILLKYIIKHQELICEISSRDTGKTMVDASFGEIMTTCEKINWLLSEGEQCLKPEYRSSGRAMFHKRARVELHPLGVIGAIVSWNYPFHNIFNPMLAAVFSGNGIVIKVSEHASWSGCFYFRIIQSALAAIGAPEDLVEVITGFAETGEALVSSVDKVIFVGSPGIGKMIMSNAAEKLIPVTLELGGKDAFIVCEDVDVDHVAQIAVRAVLQASGQNCAGAERFYVHRNVYASFVSKVTKIIKSVTADPPLAGKYDMGALCMHAHSEKLQSLINDALEKGAEIIARGSFGHIGEGAVDQYFPPTVIVNVNHSMRLMQEEAFGPIMPIMKFSSDEEVVRLANDSKFGLGCAVFSGSQSRARDIASQIHCGIAAINDFGATYMCQSLPFGGVKQSGFGRFGGAEGLRACCLVKAVVEDRWWPFIKTVIPKPLQYPVAENGFEFQESLVEALFGLSLWDRLQALVNVLKMLTEQSSLRGSRKKKDD; encoded by the exons ATGGCGTTTTGGTGGCTCTTGCTCGTTCTGGCATTGGCTTTCGTCATCTGCAAGTTCCTTCTCATTCTCATTCCTCCCAAGGTTCCTTCCATTCACGTCGACTCCTCTGACG TGTTGGATGATGGGAATCAAACACAAGAGAACGGATTCATATAT GTGCCTCCAAGGGGAACGGCACAGCAATCGAACGGGAAAGTTCAGTGCTATGAACCTGCTACCATGAAATATTTGGGATATGTTCCTGCATTAATGCCCGATGAG GTAAGGGAGCAAGTAGAGAAAGTACGGGAGGCACAAAAGATGTGGGCGAAGACGAGCTTCAAACAAAGGCGCCAGTTTTTGCGTATACTTTTGAAGTATATAATTAAACATCAAGAACTTATATGCGA AATATCTTCACGTGATACTGGGAAGACAATGGTAGATGCCTCTTTTGGGGAAATAATGACAACGTGTGAGAAGATAAATTGGCTGCTGTCTGAGGGTGAGCAATGCCTAAAGCCTGAGTACCG ATCCTCTGGAAGAGCGATGTTTCATAAGAGAGCTAGAGTAGAATTACATCCCCTTGGTGTTATTGGTGCCATTGTGTCGTGGAACTATCCTTTCCACAACATTTTTAACCCTATGTTGGCAGCAGTTTTTTCTGGAAATGGCATTGTGATTAAG GTTTCAGAACATGCAAGTTGGTCTGGATGCTTTTACTTCCGAATCATCCAATCAGCCCTTGCTGCTATAGGAGCTCCAGAGGACCTTGTTGAGGTGATAACAGG GTTTGCTGAAACAGGAGAAGCACTGGTGTCTTCTGTTGACAAAGTCATTTTTGTTGGATCACCTGGGATAGGCAAGATG ATAATGAGCAATGCTGCCGAGAAACTTATACCAGTTACACTGGAGCTTGGTGGAAAAGATGCATTTATTGTTTGTGAAGATGTAGATGTGGATCAT GTTGCTCAAATTGCTGTCAGGGCTGTTCTTCAGGCAAGTGGGCAGAACTGTGCTGGGGCTGAGCGATTTTATGTCCACAGGAACGTATATGCATCCTTTGTCAGTAAAGTtaccaaaattataaaatctgttACAGCT GACCCACCACTTGCTGGAAAATATGATATGGGAGCTTTATGTATGCATGCGCATTCTGAAAAGCTTCAAAGCCTTATAAATGATGCTTTAGAGAAAGGAGCTGAAATTATTGCACGAGGAAGTTTTGGACATATAGGTGAAGGTGCAGTTGATCAATATTTCCCCCCTACGGTGATTGTGAATGTGAATCACTCAATGAGATTGATGCAGGAAGAG GCCTTTGGACCAATCATGCCAATTATGAAATTTAGCTCCGATGAAGAGGTTGTGAGGCttgc aaatgattcaaaatttggGCTTGGATGTGCTGTTTTCTCAGGCAGTCAGAGCCGGGCTAGAGATATAGCTTCCCAGATACATTGTGGGATTGCAGCGATTAATGATTTTGGTGCGACATACATGTGTCag TCGCTGCCATTCGGGGGTGTGAAACAAAGTGGATTTGGACGATTTGGTGGTGCAGAAGGTTTGCGGGCATGCTGCCTTGTAAAAGCTGTTGTTGAAGATAGATGGTGGCCATTCATCAAAACCGTGATACCGAAGCCTCTTCAG TATCCTGTTGCAGAAAATGGATTTGAGTTCCAGGAATCGCTTGTTGAAGCACTATTCGGGCTCAGCCTATGGGACCGTTTGCAAGCATTGGTTAACGTGCTGAAAATGCTTACTGAGCAGAGCTCTCTACGTGGcagtagaaaaaagaaagatgatTAA